A genomic region of Nostoc commune NIES-4072 contains the following coding sequences:
- a CDS encoding helix-turn-helix domain-containing protein: MNKQEAADFLGVSVRALERYVQQGRISVKYEKGKTRPTANFDPAELEAFKSELNQPTVKPAFESRQITGYLSN; encoded by the coding sequence ATGAACAAACAGGAAGCAGCAGACTTTCTTGGCGTGAGTGTCCGGGCGCTTGAGCGTTACGTACAACAGGGGCGAATCAGCGTTAAGTACGAGAAAGGGAAAACTCGCCCGACTGCCAACTTTGACCCCGCCGAACTGGAAGCATTCAAGTCAGAACTGAACCAACCGACCGTAAAACCAGCCTTTGAATCTCGTCAAATAACGGGTTATCTCAGCAATTAG